One window of Candidatus Zixiibacteriota bacterium genomic DNA carries:
- a CDS encoding sulfide/dihydroorotate dehydrogenase-like FAD/NAD-binding protein, which yields MFRIVDKKELCEKIHRFRIEVPRLVEKAKAGQFVILRQHDRGERVPMSIGGLDKKNGLLTVVIQEVGKTSGSMNRMKTGDSFADVVGPLGMSSHVEKFGHCVCIGGGVGIPPIYPIAQALKEAGNQVTTIIGARSKSLLIYEEELTSASHRLLISTDDGSYGTHGFVTTVLQNLLDAGEKVDMVISIGPVPMMKAVVASTRLPKIKTFVSLNPIMVDGTGMCGACRVTVGGKTKFACVDGPDFDGHEVDFDEMTKRLKMYAKYEKIAYERFLHEGCRVADQIKQL from the coding sequence TTGTTTAGGATCGTCGACAAAAAAGAGCTTTGCGAGAAAATACATCGCTTCAGAATAGAAGTTCCCCGTCTTGTCGAAAAGGCAAAAGCGGGACAATTTGTAATCCTGCGCCAGCATGACCGAGGCGAACGAGTCCCGATGTCCATCGGCGGGCTGGATAAGAAAAATGGCCTATTGACCGTGGTCATTCAGGAGGTGGGAAAAACGTCCGGCTCGATGAACCGGATGAAAACCGGCGATTCCTTTGCCGATGTGGTCGGCCCTCTGGGGATGTCCTCGCACGTGGAAAAATTCGGCCATTGTGTTTGTATCGGCGGCGGCGTCGGTATCCCCCCTATTTACCCGATTGCCCAGGCGCTCAAAGAGGCCGGCAATCAGGTGACTACTATCATCGGCGCCCGTAGTAAGAGCCTTTTGATATATGAAGAGGAACTTACTTCCGCCTCGCACCGGCTTCTGATTTCTACCGATGACGGCTCTTATGGGACCCATGGTTTTGTCACCACCGTCCTGCAAAATCTGCTCGATGCCGGCGAGAAAGTCGATATGGTCATTTCCATCGGGCCGGTCCCGATGATGAAAGCGGTGGTGGCATCCACCCGCCTGCCGAAAATAAAAACCTTTGTCAGTCTCAATCCGATCATGGTTGACGGTACCGGCATGTGCGGCGCCTGCCGCGTGACAGTCGGCGGGAAAACCAAGTTTGCCTGCGTCGATGGTCCCGATTTCGATGGCCATGAAGTTGACTTTGATGAGATGACCAAGCGGCTGAAGATGTATGCCAAATATGAAAAGATTGCCTACGAAAGATTTCTTCACGAGGGCTGTCGCGTGGCCGACCAGATTAAACAGCTCTAA
- a CDS encoding AAA family ATPase: MAKNVKVAEVDPAGVMGPRPRLVKLVVKNFRCIGATPVTIDLDDIVVLVGPNNVGKSAVLKAYEIIMSEGSNAGHLSIDDFPSGKVDPSALPEIELHTVVYDNSPGPEWIEKTEAGEMLVKELWRWSAPGVPVRRGYNAQEKRWATDEDKEKVPWGAAGVANSRRPQPHRVDAFASPDVQAGEIVKLLMTAIENRVKSHQADSKTNKESDFARLLAGIASLQKRIVAESQAQITAVQTDLSGYIGRVFPGHCVVFDAKPEDDLDKALNLFKSNPQLLMGPENGYLSTIGRQGSGARRTLLWTAIRLLAETGKKKDMSQRPHILLIDEPEICLHPNAIREACDLLYGLPSLTGNWQVMVTTHSPCFVDFARDHTSIVRVARRDDGLITGTTIFRPSKANFDGSDRDLLKLLNLCDPYVAEFFFGGRSIIVEGDTEYTAFMHIIHLFPEKYQGIHVVRARGKATIVSLCKILNQFGAPYSVLHDSDRPTYEKDGKYCANPAWAHNESIRVEMAKASAATRLLATLLNFESAYLGEEVKSNKPYNVLCSLKGDSAVVSRIAALLDALIDFTKPIPPGAVQWTSVDQLRQEVEKI, translated from the coding sequence ATGGCGAAAAATGTAAAAGTAGCTGAGGTTGACCCAGCCGGCGTCATGGGGCCGCGTCCTCGTCTCGTCAAACTGGTCGTCAAGAACTTCCGATGCATCGGGGCCACTCCAGTTACCATCGACCTAGATGACATCGTAGTCTTGGTCGGCCCGAATAATGTCGGGAAAAGCGCCGTTCTAAAAGCCTATGAAATCATCATGTCTGAGGGGTCGAATGCAGGGCATCTTTCAATTGATGATTTCCCATCTGGGAAAGTCGATCCCAGTGCATTGCCAGAAATCGAATTACATACAGTTGTTTACGACAACAGCCCTGGACCTGAATGGATTGAGAAGACAGAGGCAGGAGAGATGCTTGTTAAGGAGCTGTGGCGCTGGTCCGCTCCTGGTGTACCCGTGCGTCGTGGGTACAATGCGCAAGAGAAACGGTGGGCCACAGACGAAGACAAAGAGAAGGTACCCTGGGGTGCCGCAGGAGTCGCAAATTCGCGACGACCGCAACCGCATAGGGTCGATGCCTTTGCATCACCAGACGTACAGGCGGGCGAGATCGTCAAGCTCCTGATGACGGCAATTGAAAATCGGGTAAAATCGCATCAAGCCGACTCAAAGACAAACAAAGAGTCCGATTTCGCGAGACTCTTGGCTGGTATAGCCTCCTTACAGAAAAGAATAGTTGCCGAGAGTCAGGCGCAGATCACCGCCGTCCAGACAGACTTGTCTGGATATATAGGACGTGTCTTCCCCGGCCACTGTGTTGTGTTCGACGCTAAGCCAGAAGATGATCTTGACAAGGCACTCAATCTATTCAAGTCAAATCCGCAGCTCTTGATGGGACCCGAGAACGGATATTTGAGTACGATAGGCCGCCAAGGCAGCGGTGCACGCCGCACATTGCTTTGGACCGCGATCAGACTCTTGGCTGAAACAGGCAAAAAGAAAGACATGAGCCAACGTCCTCATATCCTGCTAATCGACGAACCTGAAATCTGTCTACATCCAAATGCTATAAGAGAGGCCTGCGATCTTCTGTATGGCCTGCCATCTCTCACGGGCAACTGGCAAGTAATGGTCACAACCCATTCACCCTGTTTCGTCGACTTTGCCAGAGACCATACGTCTATTGTGCGCGTCGCGCGGAGAGATGATGGGCTTATTACAGGGACAACCATTTTCCGACCATCCAAAGCCAACTTCGATGGCTCCGACAGAGACCTTCTGAAACTCCTGAATCTGTGCGATCCATATGTTGCGGAATTCTTCTTCGGGGGGAGATCGATCATAGTAGAGGGTGATACGGAGTACACTGCTTTCATGCACATAATTCACCTCTTCCCCGAGAAATACCAAGGCATCCATGTGGTGCGCGCACGGGGAAAAGCTACGATTGTGTCTCTCTGCAAAATTCTGAATCAATTTGGTGCGCCCTACTCGGTCCTGCACGACAGTGATCGCCCAACATACGAGAAGGATGGCAAGTATTGCGCGAATCCCGCATGGGCGCATAATGAGTCAATTCGTGTTGAAATGGCTAAGGCATCTGCTGCGACTCGACTACTTGCCACTTTGCTTAACTTCGAAAGCGCTTACCTCGGCGAAGAAGTCAAGTCTAACAAGCCATATAATGTGCTGTGCAGTCTTAAAGGCGATTCCGCAGTTGTTTCAAGAATTGCCGCGCTTCTTGACGCGTTGATCGACTTCACAAAGCCCATTCCACCCGGTGCCGTGCAATGGACGAGCGTTGATCAACTTAGGCAGGAAGTGGAGAAGATATGA
- the thrS gene encoding threonine--tRNA ligase has protein sequence MSDAQVIIKFPDGSERSFPCGVTGFEIAKSISPRLAKEAIAAKVDGDLKDLSCPIVGNAPIEIVTFDSPEGKKVFWHSTSHIMAQAVQELFPGAKLAIGPAIEEGFYYDFDLDSPFSPEDLQKIESRMAKIIEEKARFQREDLSRTEVIERFRGKNEKYKVEMLQEDILDDRVSVYKHSFFEDLCRGPHIPDTGVVKAFKLIASSGAYWRGDEKNRMLQRIYGISFPKKSMLEEYLVRLEEAKKRDHRTLGKQLSLFHITNDVGAGLVLWMPHGATVRNQIENFWREEHIKGGYSIVFTPHIANLELWKRSGHTINYAESMYQPVQVDEAQYQIKPMNCPFHIMMYKSRRWSYRDLPLRWAELGTVYRYELPGVLHGLMRVRGFTQDDAHHFVSPETMEDELVWLIKFCIHILDPFRFKDYDIYLSTRPAKAIGDPQDWEKATNGLRRALDFLKLKYLVDEGGGAFYGPKIDIKIKDALGRSWQCSTIQFDFNLPERFDLTFADKDGQLKRPYMIHRALLGSIERFFGVLIEHYAGRFPLWLAPVQARILPITDEFNAYGETVLARLLARNIRAELDSRSEKIGHKIRESELQKIPYMLIIGANEREAGTVSVRIHGQGDKGARKIEELIDIFENEIGEKAIESKLV, from the coding sequence ATGAGCGACGCGCAAGTAATTATAAAATTCCCTGATGGCTCCGAAAGGAGCTTTCCCTGCGGAGTCACCGGGTTTGAAATCGCCAAGTCGATTTCCCCTCGTCTGGCCAAAGAGGCGATTGCCGCGAAGGTCGATGGCGATTTGAAAGACCTCTCCTGTCCCATTGTGGGGAATGCCCCGATTGAGATAGTCACTTTCGATTCGCCTGAGGGGAAGAAGGTTTTCTGGCATTCCACCTCCCATATCATGGCTCAGGCGGTGCAGGAGCTTTTTCCGGGAGCTAAATTGGCCATCGGGCCGGCCATTGAGGAAGGTTTTTACTATGATTTCGACCTTGATAGTCCTTTTTCACCCGAAGACCTGCAGAAGATTGAAAGCCGGATGGCCAAGATCATCGAGGAGAAAGCCAGATTCCAGAGAGAGGATTTGAGCCGCACTGAAGTTATTGAGAGATTCCGGGGCAAGAATGAAAAATACAAAGTGGAAATGCTTCAGGAGGACATTCTGGATGACCGGGTTTCGGTCTATAAACATTCCTTTTTTGAAGATCTCTGCCGCGGCCCTCATATTCCGGATACCGGTGTGGTCAAGGCTTTCAAGCTGATTGCTTCCTCGGGCGCTTATTGGAGAGGGGATGAGAAAAATCGGATGCTCCAGCGTATCTACGGGATATCCTTCCCTAAAAAAAGCATGCTTGAGGAATATCTCGTTCGGCTGGAAGAGGCCAAGAAGCGCGACCACCGAACGCTGGGGAAACAACTCAGCCTTTTCCATATCACCAATGATGTCGGCGCCGGGCTGGTGCTCTGGATGCCGCATGGCGCGACAGTCAGAAACCAGATCGAAAATTTCTGGCGTGAAGAGCATATTAAGGGCGGCTATAGCATTGTTTTCACCCCTCATATAGCCAACCTGGAGCTTTGGAAACGCTCCGGACATACAATCAATTACGCCGAAAGCATGTATCAGCCGGTGCAGGTTGATGAGGCGCAGTACCAGATCAAACCGATGAACTGCCCGTTTCATATCATGATGTATAAGTCGCGGCGCTGGAGTTATCGCGACCTTCCTTTGCGCTGGGCGGAACTCGGCACGGTCTATCGCTATGAATTGCCCGGGGTGCTCCACGGACTGATGCGGGTTCGCGGATTCACTCAGGACGACGCTCACCACTTTGTCTCCCCGGAGACGATGGAGGACGAGCTGGTCTGGTTGATTAAATTCTGCATCCATATCCTGGACCCGTTCCGTTTCAAAGATTACGACATTTATCTTTCCACCCGGCCGGCCAAAGCCATCGGCGACCCGCAGGATTGGGAAAAGGCCACAAACGGTCTTCGCCGGGCTCTCGATTTTCTCAAGCTGAAATATCTGGTCGATGAGGGGGGGGGCGCTTTTTACGGACCCAAAATCGACATAAAGATTAAGGACGCCCTCGGACGCAGTTGGCAGTGCTCAACGATTCAATTCGATTTCAATCTTCCCGAGCGGTTTGATCTCACATTTGCCGATAAGGACGGCCAACTCAAAAGACCCTATATGATTCACCGTGCCCTGCTGGGCTCAATTGAGCGGTTTTTCGGGGTCTTGATCGAGCATTATGCGGGCAGGTTCCCGCTCTGGTTGGCCCCGGTTCAGGCCCGGATTCTGCCCATAACCGATGAATTCAATGCCTATGGCGAAACGGTACTGGCCCGGCTGCTGGCCCGAAATATCCGGGCTGAGTTGGATTCCAGGTCGGAAAAAATCGGGCATAAAATACGTGAATCGGAGTTGCAGAAAATACCGTATATGCTTATAATTGGTGCTAATGAAAGAGAGGCGGGTACCGTCTCGGTGCGCATTCACGGCCAGGGAGATAAAGGCGCTCGCAAAATAGAAGAATTGATTGATATTTTTGAAAATGAGATCGGCGAAAAAGCGATTGAGTCAAAATTAGTATAA
- a CDS encoding 3-hydroxyacyl-CoA dehydrogenase NAD-binding domain-containing protein, producing the protein MPATKIVIAGSGVMGQGIAQAIASTGTEVVLLDRTIRVADKGLKRIDESLDHAIVRWAMTQAEKKAILSRITLSAELQVAREALIVIEAIPENLRMKRELFQKLDDLCPPETIFITNTATLSITELAAMTTRPDRIIGMHFLNPVPKIPLVEIIRGLKTSDDTYEKARQFADTLGKTPVLVYEYPGYITTRIIVPLLNEAMHVLMEGVATADDIDTAMKLGYGFNVGPLALADMMGLDVVMSWMENLLSELSEHKYNPCPVLRKMVRAGQLGVKTGQGFFKYDKEGNRIPCEKPSTDGDRTVK; encoded by the coding sequence ATGCCTGCAACTAAGATTGTCATCGCCGGTTCCGGCGTCATGGGCCAGGGGATTGCTCAGGCGATAGCGAGCACCGGCACCGAGGTTGTTCTTCTCGATCGCACCATCAGGGTAGCCGACAAAGGCTTGAAAAGGATTGACGAAAGCCTCGATCATGCTATCGTCCGCTGGGCTATGACTCAGGCGGAGAAGAAAGCTATTCTCTCACGAATAACTCTCTCGGCCGAACTGCAGGTCGCCAGGGAGGCTTTAATAGTCATCGAGGCCATTCCTGAAAACCTGCGTATGAAACGAGAGTTGTTTCAGAAACTTGATGACCTCTGTCCCCCGGAAACAATTTTCATCACCAACACCGCTACTCTTTCCATAACCGAGTTGGCGGCGATGACCACCCGGCCTGATCGAATTATCGGCATGCATTTCCTCAACCCGGTGCCCAAAATTCCTCTGGTCGAGATTATCCGCGGGTTGAAGACATCGGATGATACCTATGAGAAAGCCCGGCAGTTCGCCGATACGCTCGGCAAGACGCCAGTGCTGGTGTATGAATATCCCGGGTACATAACAACGCGCATCATTGTTCCGCTCCTGAACGAGGCGATGCATGTTCTAATGGAGGGTGTGGCCACCGCCGATGATATCGATACCGCCATGAAACTGGGTTACGGCTTTAATGTCGGGCCGCTGGCCCTGGCCGATATGATGGGACTCGATGTGGTTATGTCCTGGATGGAAAATCTTCTATCCGAGCTTTCGGAGCACAAGTATAACCCCTGCCCGGTTCTTCGCAAAATGGTGCGCGCCGGTCAGCTGGGAGTCAAGACCGGTCAGGGATTCTTTAAATATGACAAAGAAGGAAATCGTATCCCTTGTGAAAAACCATCGACTGATGGCGATCGGACGGTAAAATGA
- the gltA gene encoding NADPH-dependent glutamate synthase, with protein sequence MTDNEKNKPLEKKERMKIPRQKMPEQDAKERIRNFKEVPHGLTPELAMIEARRCLACPKPPCIGGCPVEVNIPEFIRLVTEGDFVAAARVIKRTNALPAICGRVCPQEEQCEKVCILTKKYNSVGIGNLERFVADFERERGEIEIPQLPPPTGKKVAIVGAGPAGLTVAADLAQMGHKVVIYEALHKAGGVLIYGIPEFRLPKAIVASEVDYLRKLGVEIYTSYVIGKLDTVDELFEQGFNAVFVGTGAGLPNFMQIDGENLNGIYSSNEFLTRSNLMAGYDFPNYDTPIFAGENVAVLGGGNTAMDSVRTSLRLGAMNAYIVYRRSRNEMPARKEEIHHAEQEGVQFMFLTNPIRYIGDDNGWVKGMECVKMELGEPDASGRRRPVEMKGSNFILPVDTVVVAVGNSSNPLIPQTTPGLKTNKWGNIEVDPKTQMTSRPGVFAGGDIVTGGATVILAAGAGKVAARAIHKYVMGIPFDEPAKEEAKVK encoded by the coding sequence ATGACGGACAACGAGAAGAATAAGCCTCTGGAAAAGAAAGAGCGGATGAAAATCCCCCGGCAGAAGATGCCGGAGCAGGATGCCAAAGAGAGAATACGCAATTTCAAGGAAGTGCCACACGGCCTGACGCCGGAATTGGCCATGATTGAGGCCCGGCGTTGCCTCGCTTGTCCCAAGCCCCCCTGTATCGGCGGCTGCCCGGTGGAGGTGAACATCCCGGAATTTATCAGGCTGGTGACCGAGGGAGATTTTGTCGCCGCCGCCAGGGTGATAAAAAGAACCAACGCTCTCCCCGCCATCTGCGGACGAGTTTGCCCGCAGGAGGAGCAGTGTGAGAAAGTCTGCATCCTGACCAAGAAATATAATTCTGTCGGCATCGGTAATCTGGAGCGGTTTGTCGCCGATTTTGAGCGCGAGCGCGGTGAAATCGAAATACCGCAGCTTCCCCCGCCCACCGGCAAGAAAGTCGCCATTGTCGGCGCCGGACCGGCCGGTCTGACCGTAGCCGCCGACCTGGCTCAGATGGGACACAAAGTGGTCATATACGAAGCTCTTCACAAAGCGGGCGGCGTGCTGATTTACGGTATCCCGGAGTTTCGCCTGCCAAAAGCGATTGTCGCCTCCGAGGTTGATTATCTCAGGAAACTGGGTGTGGAAATTTATACCAGCTATGTCATCGGCAAACTCGATACGGTCGATGAACTGTTTGAGCAGGGATTCAACGCCGTTTTTGTAGGCACCGGGGCGGGTCTGCCCAACTTCATGCAAATTGACGGCGAAAACCTTAACGGCATCTATTCCTCCAACGAATTTTTGACGCGTTCCAATTTGATGGCCGGTTACGATTTCCCCAATTACGATACGCCCATTTTCGCCGGTGAAAATGTCGCCGTTCTCGGCGGCGGGAATACCGCCATGGACTCGGTGCGTACCTCGCTTCGTCTCGGCGCTATGAATGCCTATATCGTCTATCGCCGCAGCCGTAACGAGATGCCGGCCCGTAAAGAGGAGATTCATCACGCCGAACAGGAGGGGGTGCAGTTCATGTTCCTGACCAACCCCATTCGCTATATCGGCGATGACAACGGCTGGGTCAAAGGGATGGAATGTGTCAAGATGGAACTGGGCGAGCCGGATGCCTCTGGCAGGCGGCGGCCGGTGGAAATGAAAGGCTCCAATTTCATTCTTCCCGTCGATACGGTCGTGGTGGCGGTCGGCAACTCCTCCAATCCTCTGATCCCGCAGACCACGCCGGGACTCAAGACCAATAAGTGGGGCAATATCGAGGTTGATCCCAAGACGCAGATGACCTCGCGGCCGGGTGTCTTTGCCGGCGGTGACATTGTTACCGGCGGCGCCACCGTGATTCTGGCGGCGGGCGCAGGTAAAGTGGCCGCGCGCGCGATTCATAAATATGTTATGGGCATCCCGTTCGATGAGCCAGCCAAAGAGGAAGCAAAGGTCAAATAG
- a CDS encoding acetate kinase has product MNILVLNCGSSSIKYQFFDMDYEKALAKGLVARIGMTGAVLTHKPFDRPEVKISGEILDHIAATAYVISILLSANHGVIKDKSEIHAIGHRVVHGGERFAESVFITPEVMAEIRNLIDLAPLHNPHNLRGIQACEKTLPGIPQVAVFDTAFHHQMPPEAYIYGLPYVMYKKYGIRRYGFHGTSHFYVAHRAAALMRKPIEQLKTITCHLGNGASITAVDGGVSIDTSMGFTPLEGLLMGTRSGDLDPAVILHVMGREELSLHEGNTLLNKHSGLIGISGVSSDMREIIQASEVNHTNARLALNIYCYRLRKYIGSYAAALKGLDCLVFTAGVGENSPIIREMTCKGLEFMGVELDAERNNAAIGKEMEISSDQSRIKIFAVPTNEELVIARDTKEIVEKSGQK; this is encoded by the coding sequence ATGAACATATTGGTACTCAACTGCGGCTCCTCATCCATAAAATATCAATTCTTTGATATGGACTATGAAAAAGCTCTGGCCAAGGGTTTGGTTGCCCGTATCGGCATGACCGGGGCGGTCCTGACCCATAAACCTTTTGACCGTCCTGAGGTCAAGATTTCGGGCGAAATTCTGGATCATATCGCGGCCACCGCTTATGTGATTTCAATCCTTCTCTCGGCCAATCATGGCGTCATCAAAGACAAATCGGAAATTCACGCCATTGGGCATCGGGTCGTGCATGGCGGCGAGCGGTTCGCCGAATCGGTCTTCATCACTCCGGAAGTGATGGCCGAAATCCGCAACCTGATCGACCTCGCGCCGCTGCATAATCCGCACAATCTTCGCGGGATTCAGGCTTGCGAAAAAACGCTTCCCGGAATCCCCCAGGTGGCTGTTTTCGATACCGCTTTCCATCACCAGATGCCGCCGGAAGCATATATCTATGGCCTTCCTTATGTGATGTACAAAAAGTATGGCATCCGCCGTTATGGTTTCCACGGTACTTCACATTTCTATGTGGCCCATAGGGCCGCCGCCCTTATGAGGAAACCGATCGAACAACTCAAAACAATAACCTGCCATCTTGGTAACGGCGCCTCCATTACCGCCGTGGATGGCGGCGTCTCGATTGACACTTCCATGGGGTTTACCCCTCTCGAGGGTCTTCTCATGGGAACCCGTTCCGGCGACCTCGATCCCGCTGTGATTCTCCATGTCATGGGGCGCGAGGAACTCTCGCTGCATGAGGGGAATACGCTACTCAACAAACATTCCGGGCTGATTGGAATCTCCGGGGTGTCATCCGACATGAGAGAAATAATCCAGGCCAGTGAGGTCAATCACACTAACGCCAGACTGGCGTTGAATATTTACTGCTATCGCCTGCGGAAATATATCGGCTCTTATGCCGCCGCCTTGAAAGGACTTGACTGCCTCGTCTTTACCGCCGGAGTGGGTGAAAACTCGCCAATTATCAGAGAAATGACCTGCAAGGGACTGGAATTCATGGGCGTCGAACTGGATGCGGAGAGAAATAATGCCGCTATCGGCAAGGAGATGGAAATCTCATCCGATCAATCACGCATTAAGATTTTCGCCGTGCCAACCAATGAGGAACTGGTCATTGCCCGTGATACTAAAGAAATTGTTGAAAAATCAGGCCAAAAATAG